The Flammeovirgaceae bacterium genome contains a region encoding:
- a CDS encoding HAMP domain-containing histidine kinase yields MRSRFENWLLGPQPIPSHLEYKTALLRATLAIISITVGAVYIIADAFYRITGNSPFYIFAMIAGTITLLLNRRRYFTLASIVFMIAINGVVFLFADSDPFYTGIYAYFICTSLTAFALFGIQKKFLALGFSALALILCLTAYWTEGHLLNHNVVPPAYANIYLTINITVALVTSVAIIYFLTTLNQHSERILQNQNNQLAKANAELDQFAYSVSHDLRAPLSSILGLINLYNLAKSESEKDSLVALISGRVNTLDQFIRDILDNSRNSRMEIKLEEVKLSDMIRQVVSQLSHMRDFGKQELQLHVPETFSIITDAGRLRMILSNLISNAVKYYDPAKPNPYIRISAGIENPHWYLTVEDNGLGISDNHRGKLFDMFYRAHAHGEGSGLGLYIVNEVCKKMGGSISVKTVYGEGSSFTVRLPLINL; encoded by the coding sequence ATGCGCTCACGCTTCGAAAACTGGTTACTCGGTCCCCAGCCCATACCCTCGCACCTGGAATATAAAACCGCCCTTTTGCGGGCCACACTGGCTATCATTTCAATAACGGTGGGTGCGGTTTACATCATTGCGGATGCCTTTTATCGCATTACCGGAAATTCACCGTTCTACATTTTCGCAATGATTGCCGGAACCATTACCCTGCTCTTAAACCGCAGGCGTTATTTTACGCTGGCCAGTATTGTTTTTATGATTGCCATTAACGGGGTTGTTTTTCTGTTTGCCGACAGCGACCCTTTTTACACCGGCATTTATGCATACTTTATCTGCACCAGCCTGACCGCCTTTGCCTTATTTGGCATTCAGAAAAAATTTCTTGCACTGGGCTTCAGTGCGCTGGCTTTGATTTTGTGCCTCACCGCTTACTGGACGGAAGGCCACCTGCTAAACCATAACGTGGTGCCTCCTGCCTATGCCAACATTTACCTTACCATTAATATTACCGTAGCACTGGTTACCAGTGTGGCTATAATTTACTTCCTCACCACACTTAACCAACACTCCGAAAGGATATTGCAAAATCAAAACAACCAGCTTGCCAAAGCGAATGCTGAACTGGATCAGTTTGCCTACAGCGTTTCGCACGACCTGCGCGCACCGCTCAGCTCCATCCTCGGGCTGATAAACCTGTATAACCTGGCGAAGAGCGAATCAGAAAAAGACAGCCTGGTAGCCCTGATCAGCGGGCGTGTAAACACGTTGGATCAATTCATCCGCGACATCCTCGATAACTCGCGCAACTCGCGCATGGAAATAAAATTGGAAGAAGTAAAACTGTCCGACATGATCCGCCAGGTGGTGAGTCAGCTAAGCCACATGCGCGATTTTGGCAAGCAGGAGTTGCAATTACATGTGCCGGAAACCTTCAGCATCATTACTGATGCAGGTCGCCTGCGGATGATCCTGTCGAACCTGATAAGCAATGCCGTAAAGTATTACGATCCGGCCAAGCCCAATCCCTACATCCGCATTTCGGCCGGCATCGAAAATCCGCACTGGTACCTTACCGTTGAAGATAACGGGCTGGGCATTTCGGATAACCACCGCGGAAAACTGTTCGATATGTTTTACCGCGCACATGCCCATGGCGAAGGCTCCGGCCTGGGGCTATATATTGTTAACGAAGTGTGTAAAAAAATGGGAGGCAGCATCTCGGTTAAAACGGTGTATGGCGAAGGATCTTCGTTTACGGTAAGGTTGCCGCTTATAAATTTATAA
- a CDS encoding cell division protein ZapA, producing the protein MEELSIRIKIADREYPMKVKAQDEEKVRSASRLINERLKTYKDQFGIDDKQDLLAMVAFDSLVEKLTTDENHQAIDQTVIEKVNHLNHLVSQSIL; encoded by the coding sequence ATGGAAGAACTCTCCATACGTATTAAAATAGCCGACCGCGAATACCCCATGAAGGTGAAAGCGCAGGACGAAGAAAAAGTGAGGAGCGCGAGCCGGCTCATTAACGAACGCCTCAAAACTTACAAAGACCAATTCGGTATTGACGATAAACAGGATTTACTGGCCATGGTGGCCTTCGACAGCCTGGTTGAAAAACTAACCACCGATGAAAACCACCAGGCCATTGACCAGACGGTCATCGAAAAAGTAAACCACCTCAATCACCTCGTTTCGCAATCCATTCTCTGA
- a CDS encoding phenylalanine--tRNA ligase subunit beta yields MTISYNWLKDYIDIPENPEDLGKILTSTGLEVESVEPFETIKGNLNGLVVGEVLTCVKHPNADKLSLTTVDVGQNQPLSIVCGAANVAAGQKVIVALPGTTLYPTKRESFTIKSAVIRGEKSEGMICAEDEIGLSDNHAGIIVLNTKAANGTPAAEIFKVYSDYRIEIGLTPNRADAASHLGVARDIKAAKNRYVRWPVVESFKPDTNSLPIPVEVKNPEACPRYSAVTLTGVTVTESPGWLKNRLLAIGQTPINNIVDITNYILHETGQPLHAFDADAITGNKVIVQMLPEGTTFITLDKKERKLTASDLMICNGKGEGMCIGGVFGGINSGITNTTKNVFLESACFSPDYIRRTVMHHGLKTDASFRFERGTDPNNTVYALKRAALLIKEIAGGMVSSEIVDIYPKKIAHRQIELKDKNITRLIGKEISRDEIFEILNRLDITIETKAADRFTVSVPPYRVDVHQEADVIEEILRIYGFDRVELRPTAGSDFIAGFPANDPNKFRRAIGELLTANGFFEIWTNSLTNAAYQHKHNLQFRGKPVEMLNKLSEEQGILRQTLLFTGLEVCAYNINRKQKDLKLFEFGKIYYKEDSGYSEEEQLAMFITGNLETENWQNKTREVTYHDLAQQVYQVIQKSGITNLKHEGMTDQLYEYGSKLSTNDALIGKIGLIKSAFLKDFGIRQPVFYAELNAALLFKAANPKLVVREVPKFPEVRRDLSLVLDKQVSFDDVHKLILATEKQLIKELFAFDVYEGKNLPEGKKAYALGFILQDETKTLTDQEIDTTMNRLMAALESRLGAVIRK; encoded by the coding sequence ATGACCATCTCCTACAATTGGCTTAAGGATTACATTGATATTCCCGAGAACCCCGAAGACCTTGGCAAAATTCTTACTTCCACCGGGCTGGAGGTTGAGTCGGTTGAGCCCTTCGAAACAATAAAAGGAAATCTGAACGGATTGGTGGTGGGCGAAGTGCTTACATGCGTAAAACATCCCAATGCCGATAAACTTTCGCTCACTACCGTTGATGTGGGACAAAACCAACCACTTTCAATTGTTTGCGGAGCCGCCAATGTAGCAGCCGGCCAAAAAGTTATTGTGGCCCTGCCCGGTACAACCCTCTATCCCACAAAAAGGGAATCGTTCACCATTAAGTCGGCTGTAATACGCGGTGAAAAATCCGAAGGCATGATCTGTGCAGAAGATGAAATCGGGCTAAGCGACAATCACGCAGGGATCATCGTACTTAATACAAAAGCCGCCAACGGCACACCGGCTGCTGAAATCTTTAAGGTTTATTCAGACTATCGAATTGAAATCGGCCTTACGCCCAACCGGGCCGATGCCGCCTCGCACCTGGGTGTAGCCCGCGACATAAAAGCCGCTAAAAACAGGTACGTGCGCTGGCCTGTTGTTGAATCATTTAAACCCGATACCAACAGCCTTCCTATTCCGGTTGAAGTAAAAAATCCGGAAGCATGCCCGCGCTATTCGGCCGTAACCCTAACCGGTGTAACCGTAACCGAATCGCCCGGCTGGCTGAAGAACAGGTTGCTGGCCATCGGCCAAACACCCATCAATAACATTGTTGATATTACCAATTACATACTGCACGAAACCGGCCAGCCTCTCCACGCCTTCGATGCCGATGCCATTACCGGCAATAAAGTGATTGTTCAGATGCTCCCGGAAGGAACGACTTTCATTACCCTTGATAAAAAGGAACGTAAACTCACCGCTTCCGATTTAATGATTTGCAACGGGAAGGGCGAAGGCATGTGCATTGGCGGAGTATTTGGTGGGATTAACTCAGGAATAACAAACACAACAAAAAATGTATTTCTAGAAAGCGCCTGCTTTTCACCGGATTATATCCGCAGAACGGTAATGCACCACGGCTTAAAAACCGATGCCTCCTTTCGCTTTGAGAGAGGAACCGATCCAAACAACACTGTTTATGCCTTAAAACGGGCGGCTTTACTGATTAAAGAAATTGCCGGAGGGATGGTGTCTTCCGAGATTGTAGACATTTACCCAAAAAAGATTGCCCACCGGCAGATTGAGCTGAAAGACAAAAACATTACCCGGCTTATCGGTAAAGAAATTTCACGCGATGAAATTTTCGAAATCCTGAACCGGCTCGACATCACCATCGAAACAAAAGCCGCTGATCGGTTTACCGTTTCAGTACCCCCGTACCGGGTGGATGTACACCAGGAAGCTGATGTAATTGAAGAGATACTTAGAATTTATGGTTTCGACCGGGTTGAGCTGAGGCCCACTGCAGGCTCTGATTTCATTGCCGGGTTTCCGGCCAACGACCCCAACAAATTCAGGCGTGCCATAGGCGAACTGCTTACCGCAAACGGCTTCTTCGAAATATGGACCAACTCACTCACTAACGCAGCCTATCAGCACAAACATAACCTGCAGTTTCGCGGCAAACCCGTAGAGATGCTTAACAAATTGAGCGAAGAACAGGGTATTTTAAGGCAAACCCTGTTGTTTACCGGCCTGGAGGTATGCGCCTATAACATCAACCGCAAGCAGAAAGACCTCAAATTATTTGAGTTCGGTAAAATTTATTACAAAGAAGATTCCGGTTACTCAGAAGAAGAGCAATTGGCTATGTTCATCACGGGCAACCTGGAAACCGAAAACTGGCAAAATAAAACGCGTGAAGTAACCTACCACGATCTGGCCCAACAGGTGTATCAGGTTATTCAAAAATCAGGCATAACCAATCTGAAACACGAAGGAATGACCGATCAACTCTATGAATACGGATCAAAGTTATCCACAAATGATGCACTCATTGGAAAAATCGGCTTGATAAAATCGGCCTTCCTGAAAGATTTCGGCATCCGCCAACCTGTATTTTATGCCGAACTGAATGCGGCCTTGCTTTTCAAAGCGGCAAACCCTAAGTTAGTAGTTAGGGAGGTGCCCAAATTTCCGGAAGTAAGGCGCGACTTGTCGCTTGTACTTGATAAGCAGGTAAGTTTTGATGATGTGCACAAATTGATTTTGGCTACCGAAAAGCAACTGATAAAAGAGCTGTTCGCTTTTGATGTGTATGAAGGAAAAAACCTGCCGGAAGGTAAAAAAGCCTATGCGCTCGGGTTTATCCTGCAAGACGAAACCAAAACCCTTACCGACCAGGAAATTGACACGACCATGAACCGCCTGATGGCCGCTTTGGAAAGCCGGTTAGGCGCAGTAATACGAAAATAA
- a CDS encoding glycosyltransferase yields MSAAVTFSVIVPVYNRPDEIRELLESLAQQTFTDFEVLVVEDGSSVRCDTVVDACRDKLRIQYFYKPNAGPGPGRNYGSEKAAGNYFVYFDSDCIIPPDYFQIVYNVLREEGIDAWGGPDRGHADFTPVQQAMAYTMASVLTTGGIRGSKRVAEKFQPRSFNMGISRKVFEATGGFHFDRLAEDIELSVRIRKAGFRIMLIEDAYVFHKRRTSLKQFYRQVAGFGRGRVRVGRAHPGEVKVVHWFPAVFVIGLASLPVVLVVSSFLFKLTITLYLVYLAAIGADAGLTTKSVTVALLSIPSALVQLTGYGFGFLREIIKPYMG; encoded by the coding sequence ATGTCTGCTGCGGTTACCTTTTCCGTAATCGTTCCGGTTTATAACCGGCCCGATGAAATCCGCGAGTTGCTGGAAAGCCTCGCGCAGCAAACCTTTACAGACTTTGAGGTACTTGTTGTTGAAGACGGTTCGTCTGTTCGCTGCGATACGGTTGTCGATGCCTGTCGCGATAAACTTCGCATTCAATACTTTTATAAACCCAATGCGGGGCCCGGCCCCGGCCGCAACTACGGAAGTGAAAAAGCAGCAGGTAATTACTTTGTTTATTTTGATTCAGACTGCATAATCCCTCCGGATTATTTTCAAATTGTTTATAACGTACTGCGCGAAGAGGGCATTGATGCGTGGGGTGGTCCTGATCGCGGGCATGCTGATTTCACCCCGGTACAGCAAGCCATGGCTTACACCATGGCATCGGTATTAACAACCGGGGGCATACGCGGCAGCAAACGGGTAGCTGAAAAATTTCAACCGCGCAGCTTTAACATGGGTATATCGCGTAAGGTATTTGAAGCAACGGGCGGCTTTCACTTCGATCGGCTGGCCGAAGACATTGAATTAAGCGTACGCATACGAAAGGCGGGGTTTCGCATTATGCTTATTGAAGATGCGTATGTATTTCATAAACGCAGAACATCATTGAAGCAATTTTATAGGCAAGTAGCCGGCTTCGGGCGAGGGCGGGTGCGTGTGGGCAGGGCTCACCCGGGCGAGGTAAAAGTAGTTCATTGGTTTCCGGCTGTCTTTGTTATCGGATTGGCCAGCCTGCCGGTAGTGCTGGTGGTGAGTTCCTTCCTGTTTAAACTCACTATAACGTTGTACCTGGTTTACTTGGCCGCCATTGGTGCCGATGCCGGACTTACCACCAAGTCAGTTACCGTTGCCTTGCTCAGCATACCCTCAGCGCTGGTTCAGCTAACCGGGTATGGCTTTGGCTTTTTACGGGAAATCATTAAACCTTACATGGGTTAA
- a CDS encoding M20/M25/M40 family metallo-hydrolase: MKLLPIVFITHCFIVTAQKSRSVNMDAIAIKHAVTSFKEFYDMLSLPNDAHYLDDIEKNVQWCEAAFAKRNFTSKRLNTATVPLLLAERKVKKPVKTTKTVLIYLQIDGQPVNPAQWNQESPWKPTLKEKDAQGTWNPIPYERLFEGYDSDWRIFARAASDAKGPAAAFLASLDALDELKREPTFNIKVIMDFEEELGSPNLPGAVEKYRSDLAADMFIIFDGPRHISNQPTLSFGARGICTITLTVFGPRNPAHSGNYGNFTPNPALRLAQLLASMKDDEGRVLIPGFNDGVVLTAEEKKILSQVPDDEQQIKKFLGIAERDKVGDNFQESIQYPTLNIRGLNALYVGSEARTLIPDKAVAEIDIRLVPSSDAERLIGLVRRHVESKGYYIIDRTPTEEERLTYPRIASFTSSVAYGPFQTPFNSEAGLWLSRAMVKAFGKEPVKIRMTGGSIPISPFVTTLGIPAVSVPTVNPDNNQHAENENIRVGNYVDAVKTFLAILMEPL; encoded by the coding sequence ATGAAGTTACTTCCAATTGTTTTTATCACCCATTGCTTCATTGTCACTGCCCAAAAAAGCAGGTCTGTAAACATGGATGCAATAGCCATAAAACATGCTGTAACTTCGTTCAAAGAGTTCTACGACATGTTAAGCCTGCCCAACGATGCGCACTATCTTGACGACATTGAAAAAAATGTGCAGTGGTGTGAAGCCGCTTTTGCCAAACGGAACTTTACCAGCAAACGGTTAAATACCGCCACCGTGCCCTTGCTGCTGGCCGAACGGAAGGTTAAGAAACCGGTGAAGACAACCAAAACGGTATTGATTTACCTGCAGATTGACGGCCAGCCGGTAAACCCGGCACAATGGAACCAGGAGAGCCCGTGGAAACCCACGTTGAAAGAAAAAGATGCACAGGGTACTTGGAACCCCATTCCGTATGAGCGCCTCTTTGAAGGCTACGATTCCGACTGGCGCATTTTTGCGCGTGCCGCCTCCGATGCCAAAGGGCCGGCAGCCGCATTTCTTGCCTCACTCGATGCACTGGACGAACTGAAACGGGAACCCACCTTCAACATAAAGGTGATCATGGACTTTGAGGAAGAACTGGGCTCGCCCAACCTGCCCGGTGCGGTAGAAAAATACCGCAGCGACCTGGCCGCAGATATGTTTATTATTTTTGATGGCCCCCGGCATATTAGCAATCAACCCACCCTGAGTTTTGGCGCACGCGGCATCTGCACTATAACCCTTACCGTTTTTGGTCCGCGCAATCCGGCACACAGCGGCAACTACGGCAACTTTACGCCCAACCCGGCCTTGCGCCTGGCCCAGCTGCTCGCCTCTATGAAAGATGATGAAGGCCGTGTACTGATTCCCGGCTTTAATGATGGCGTTGTGCTGACGGCAGAAGAAAAGAAAATCCTAAGCCAGGTACCTGATGACGAGCAGCAGATTAAAAAGTTTCTTGGTATTGCCGAGCGCGACAAGGTGGGCGATAACTTTCAGGAATCCATTCAGTACCCCACACTGAATATCCGAGGACTTAATGCCCTGTATGTTGGCAGTGAAGCCCGTACGTTAATCCCCGATAAAGCCGTTGCCGAAATTGATATCCGGCTGGTACCTTCCAGCGATGCTGAAAGGTTAATCGGGTTGGTGCGCAGGCATGTGGAGAGCAAGGGGTATTATATTATTGATCGCACGCCCACGGAAGAAGAGCGGCTCACGTACCCGCGCATCGCATCGTTTACATCAAGTGTTGCGTACGGTCCGTTCCAAACACCGTTCAACTCCGAAGCAGGCCTTTGGCTGAGCCGGGCTATGGTCAAAGCATTCGGTAAAGAACCCGTTAAGATCAGGATGACGGGCGGCTCCATTCCCATATCACCGTTTGTAACCACGCTGGGCATACCGGCAGTAAGCGTACCCACCGTAAACCCCGATAATAACCAGCATGCCGAAAACGAAAACATCCGGGTTGGTAATTATGTAGATGCCGTGAAAACATTTTTGGCTATTTTGATGGAACCTTTGTAG
- a CDS encoding OmpA family protein, whose amino-acid sequence MNFFTSRVFFLILVLQSFCVVGQSAGELKAGYYVVVAAYASTREDYANRYTQQLSASGHTARYGFNTKKKLYFVYLNYFTDLKSALVEMQQVRLKGQFTDAWVRVVSGDIVLAEKPAVNETTPKAETKPVETTPAPQPIPPVEEKPVTTLPADEPEPEEEQKLVQYPVMTLGNTEVFLSLYNATNNRVIDGDVQVIDTERNRLITTVKGNEYLILPDPKTKSGQLTLIAEVFGYRKQQVEINYPLPLRDTIKPYIELMGTTLAVKFDMIRYHRGDIATLYHVYFFNDAAIMLPESKYELTSLVEMMKENPNYRIKLHGHTNGNYHGKILQLGSEQNFFSLDGARQTIGSAKDLSFQRAETIKEYLMVNGIDGSRIEIKAWGGKRPLYDRHSANAKKNVRVEVEILQE is encoded by the coding sequence ATGAATTTTTTTACCTCCCGGGTCTTCTTTCTGATCCTAGTACTGCAAAGTTTTTGCGTTGTTGGCCAGTCGGCCGGTGAGTTAAAAGCCGGCTATTACGTGGTAGTTGCCGCCTATGCCAGCACCCGTGAAGATTATGCAAACCGATACACACAACAGCTATCGGCCAGCGGCCACACGGCCCGCTATGGCTTTAACACAAAGAAGAAACTATACTTTGTTTACCTCAATTACTTTACTGATCTGAAATCTGCACTGGTAGAAATGCAGCAGGTTCGTTTAAAAGGTCAGTTTACCGATGCCTGGGTGCGCGTGGTATCAGGCGATATTGTACTGGCAGAAAAACCAGCCGTTAACGAAACCACACCCAAAGCAGAAACAAAACCTGTTGAGACAACACCCGCACCACAACCCATACCACCGGTTGAAGAAAAGCCGGTAACTACACTGCCGGCAGATGAGCCTGAACCTGAAGAAGAGCAGAAACTTGTTCAGTACCCGGTGATGACGCTGGGTAATACCGAAGTATTCCTTAGCCTGTATAATGCTACCAACAACCGGGTTATTGACGGAGATGTTCAGGTAATTGATACAGAAAGAAACCGGTTAATTACCACGGTTAAAGGAAATGAGTACCTCATTCTTCCCGATCCCAAAACCAAATCCGGTCAGCTCACGCTCATTGCCGAAGTCTTCGGCTACCGCAAACAACAAGTTGAAATAAATTATCCGTTGCCCTTGCGCGACACCATTAAGCCCTACATCGAACTGATGGGAACTACCCTGGCCGTGAAGTTCGATATGATTCGGTACCATCGGGGCGACATTGCCACACTCTACCACGTTTACTTTTTTAACGATGCAGCCATTATGCTGCCGGAATCAAAGTACGAACTGACCAGCCTGGTAGAGATGATGAAGGAAAATCCAAACTACCGCATTAAACTGCACGGGCACACCAATGGCAATTACCACGGTAAAATTCTTCAACTGGGCTCTGAGCAGAATTTTTTCTCGCTGGACGGTGCCCGGCAAACCATCGGCTCGGCAAAAGACCTGTCCTTCCAGCGGGCCGAAACCATTAAGGAGTACCTGATGGTTAACGGTATTGATGGTAGCCGGATTGAAATTAAAGCCTGGGGTGGCAAGCGGCCGCTGTACGATCGACACAGTGCCAATGCAAAAAAGAATGTGCGCGTAGAGGTTGAAATCCTTCAGGAATAG
- a CDS encoding N-acetyltransferase translates to MIVQFEQPGTKGAFFIEEDGKRLAEMTFSLAGNRVLIIDHTEVSDALRGKGTGKQLVEAAVQYAREKKIKILPLCPFAKAVFEKSKSYHDVLDS, encoded by the coding sequence ATGATTGTTCAATTTGAACAACCCGGAACAAAAGGTGCTTTCTTCATTGAGGAAGATGGAAAGCGCCTGGCGGAGATGACCTTCAGCTTGGCCGGTAATCGGGTACTCATTATCGATCATACAGAAGTTTCAGATGCACTGCGCGGTAAAGGAACCGGCAAACAATTGGTGGAGGCTGCTGTGCAGTACGCCCGCGAGAAAAAAATAAAAATCCTGCCGCTTTGTCCGTTTGCCAAAGCGGTCTTTGAAAAATCAAAATCATACCACGATGTACTGGATTCGTAA
- the rny gene encoding ribonuclease Y gives MGSEFLTALGVALLATIILSIVLGTLLYKRKISKRQKELDQKAKLILKEAEIAAENLKKDKIIEAKEKILKMKSEFEEEANRKKNQIISNEQKVKQREAQINKELEQVKRKEAELADMQQTLAQQLEQVRKRREEQEKFNQQKVQILENISKLTAEEAREQLVASLKDEAQTRAASFIKDIMEQAKLTATKEAKKIVVETIQRTATEHAIENCVSVFNIESDDIKGKIIGREGRNIRALEAATGVEIIVDDTPEAIIISGFDPVRREIARLSLHRLVQDGRIHPARIEEIVAKTTKNIEDEIVELGERTVIDLGIHGLHPELVKMVGRMRFRSSYGQNLLQHSREVANLCAVMAAELGLNVKQAKRAGLLHDIGKVWPEELEKPHAIVGMELAQKYKEHPAVCNAIGAHHDEIEMTSIISPIVQACDAISGARPGARREVMEQYIKRLKELEELGTSFDGVEKCYAIQAGRELRVILDAEKVSDERASQLSFEISQKIERDMQYPGQIKVTVIREMRSVAYAK, from the coding sequence ATGGGCAGCGAGTTCCTGACAGCCTTAGGAGTTGCCCTGCTGGCCACCATAATTCTCAGCATCGTACTCGGCACGCTTTTATATAAACGCAAAATCAGCAAGCGCCAGAAAGAACTGGACCAGAAAGCCAAGCTGATTTTAAAAGAAGCCGAAATCGCTGCTGAAAACCTGAAGAAAGACAAAATCATCGAGGCCAAAGAAAAAATCCTCAAAATGAAATCAGAGTTTGAGGAAGAGGCCAACCGCAAGAAAAACCAGATCATCAGCAACGAACAAAAGGTAAAACAGCGTGAAGCACAGATAAACAAAGAACTGGAGCAGGTAAAACGTAAAGAAGCCGAACTGGCCGACATGCAACAAACCCTCGCCCAACAACTGGAACAGGTGCGCAAACGCAGGGAAGAACAGGAAAAGTTTAACCAACAGAAAGTTCAGATACTCGAAAACATTTCCAAGCTTACTGCCGAAGAAGCCCGCGAGCAGCTGGTGGCCTCTTTAAAAGACGAAGCCCAGACACGGGCTGCCTCCTTCATAAAAGACATCATGGAACAGGCCAAGCTCACGGCCACCAAAGAAGCGAAGAAAATTGTGGTGGAAACCATCCAGCGCACCGCCACTGAACATGCTATCGAAAACTGCGTGTCGGTGTTTAACATCGAAAGCGATGACATCAAAGGAAAAATCATCGGGCGCGAAGGGCGCAACATCCGGGCGCTTGAAGCGGCCACCGGTGTTGAAATTATTGTTGACGATACACCCGAAGCCATCATCATCAGCGGTTTTGACCCCGTACGCAGAGAAATTGCCAGGCTCTCGCTCCACCGCCTGGTGCAGGACGGCCGCATACACCCCGCCCGCATCGAAGAAATTGTGGCAAAAACCACCAAGAATATTGAAGATGAAATCGTGGAACTGGGCGAACGCACCGTTATCGACCTGGGCATTCACGGCCTCCATCCCGAACTGGTAAAAATGGTGGGCCGCATGCGGTTTCGCTCGTCCTACGGACAAAACCTGCTGCAACACTCACGCGAAGTAGCCAACCTGTGTGCCGTGATGGCAGCCGAACTGGGATTAAACGTAAAGCAAGCGAAACGAGCCGGTCTGTTGCATGATATCGGCAAAGTGTGGCCTGAAGAACTGGAAAAGCCCCACGCCATTGTGGGCATGGAACTGGCTCAGAAGTATAAAGAACATCCTGCGGTTTGCAACGCCATTGGCGCCCACCACGATGAGATTGAAATGACCAGCATTATCTCGCCCATTGTACAGGCCTGCGATGCCATCAGTGGGGCACGGCCCGGGGCAAGGCGCGAGGTGATGGAGCAATACATTAAGCGACTGAAGGAACTGGAGGAACTGGGCACCAGTTTCGATGGCGTTGAAAAATGCTATGCCATCCAGGCCGGGCGCGAACTGCGTGTAATACTTGATGCTGAAAAAGTAAGCGATGAACGTGCCAGTCAGCTTAGTTTTGAAATATCGCAGAAAATTGAACGCGATATGCAGTATCCCGGCCAGATAAAAGTTACGGTCATCCGGGAGATGCGCAGCGTAGCCTACGCCAAATAA
- a CDS encoding META domain-containing protein, whose product MYWIRKSFFLRILACTVIFLIGCKTQEISLQATEWKLLHLGQDDVSMLQNPVTLTFTENESRISGFGGCNRYFGSFSQSGNRISFTGVGSTKMYCDETMNVEDTFFRLLNEVDAFNVQGEKLVLLKGATPLLEFTRGR is encoded by the coding sequence ATGTACTGGATTCGTAAATCTTTCTTTCTCCGTATCCTTGCCTGTACCGTCATTTTCTTAATAGGCTGCAAAACCCAGGAAATATCGTTACAGGCAACCGAATGGAAATTATTACACCTCGGCCAGGATGATGTAAGTATGCTGCAAAACCCGGTAACGCTGACTTTTACCGAAAACGAAAGCCGCATCAGCGGCTTTGGTGGTTGCAACCGCTATTTCGGTTCTTTCAGCCAATCCGGTAACCGGATTAGTTTTACAGGTGTGGGTTCTACCAAAATGTACTGCGATGAAACCATGAATGTTGAAGACACCTTCTTCCGGTTGCTCAATGAAGTTGATGCATTCAATGTGCAGGGAGAAAAACTGGTGTTGCTAAAGGGCGCAACTCCGCTGCTCGAATTTACCAGGGGCCGGTAA